One Streptomyces sp. CG4 genomic window, TCGGGCTCGGCGTCCATGGCCGGCGGAGCGGGCGCCATAGGAGTCTCCTTCGGCAGCCCCCGCATGAGCACCCCGTACCCCAGTCCCGCGACCGTCCCCACCGCGGCGCACATCCCCCACAGCCACGACGCGCCCAGATGGTCGATCACGGCGCCGGACATCAGCGGGGCGACCAGCGCGGCGACGGACCAGGACAGCGTGTAGACGCCCTGGTAGCGCCCGCGCCCGTGCACCGGGGAGAGCCGTACGACGAGTCCGGTCTGGGTCGGTGCGTTGACGATCTCGGCGAGCGTCCAGACGCACACGGTGACCATGAAGACGCCGACCGACCCGGCGAAGGCGGTGAGCCCGAAGCCGTAGCCGGCGAGCAGCGAGGAGGCGACCAGCAGGGTGCGCGGGTCGCGGTGCTCGATGAAGCGGGTCACCGGGATCTGCAGGGCGACGATCAGGATGCCGTTGACGGCGATGGCGAGCCCGTAGTCCGCGGGCGAGAACCCGGCCCGCCCCATGGCCACCGGCAGCCCCACGGACCCCTGCTGGAACACCAGTGCCACCAGGAAGGACAGCCCGACGACGGCCATGTACCGCCCGTCCCGCAGCACGGTCCCGAGGCTGACGGCGCTGTCCTTCTCCTTCACGTGCGCCGCGGGCCGGGACTCGGGCACCTTCAGGAAGACGACGAGCGCGCAGGCCAGGGTCATCCCGGCCTCGATCAGGAACCCGGCGAGATAGCTGAACTCGGCGATGAACCCGGCGGCCATGGAGGAGACGGCGAACCCGAGGTTGATGGCCCAGTAGTTCAGGGAGAACGCCCGCACC contains:
- a CDS encoding MDR family MFS transporter, producing the protein MSAARLRRAARESVSGLPREFWWLWTSTLVNRLGAFVATFMALYLTLDRGYSASYAGLVASLHGLGGVVSSLGGGVMADRLGRRPTLLIAQTSTAASVALLGFMSDPAAIAGVAFLVGMASNASRPAVQAMMADIVRPEDRVRAFSLNYWAINLGFAVSSMAAGFIAEFSYLAGFLIEAGMTLACALVVFLKVPESRPAAHVKEKDSAVSLGTVLRDGRYMAVVGLSFLVALVFQQGSVGLPVAMGRAGFSPADYGLAIAVNGILIVALQIPVTRFIEHRDPRTLLVASSLLAGYGFGLTAFAGSVGVFMVTVCVWTLAEIVNAPTQTGLVVRLSPVHGRGRYQGVYTLSWSVAALVAPLMSGAVIDHLGASWLWGMCAAVGTVAGLGYGVLMRGLPKETPMAPAPPAMDAEPEVRTA